One region of Colius striatus isolate bColStr4 chromosome 4, bColStr4.1.hap1, whole genome shotgun sequence genomic DNA includes:
- the LOC104561282 gene encoding lymphocyte antigen 6E — protein sequence MKPLLLALLAAVLCVERAHTLICFSCSDASSNWACLTPVKCGENENHCVTTYVGVGIGGKSGQSISKGCSPICPSAGINVGIAAASVYCCDSFLCNISGSSSVKANYTVLALGVLLSFIYILRARE from the exons ATGAAGCCTCTtctgctggctctgctggctGCGGTGCTGTGCGTGGAGAGAG CCCACACGCTCATCTGCTTCTCGTGCTCGGATGCCTCCTCCAACTGGGCCTGCCTGACGCCCGTCAAGTGCGGGGAGAATGAGAACCACTGCGTGACCACCTACGTGGGAGTAGGGATCG GTGGCAAATCTGGCCAGTCCATCTCCAAAGGATGCTCTCCCATCTGCCCCAGCGCTGGGATTAACGTCGGCATAGCGGCTGCTTCCGTTTACTGCTGCGACTCCTTCCTCTGCAACATCAGTGGCTCCAGCAGTGTGAAAGCCAACTACACAGTCCTGGCTTTGGGGGTTCTCCTCAGCTTCATCTACATCCTCAGGGCTCGGGAGTGA
- the LOC104562260 gene encoding lymphocyte antigen 6E-like, with the protein MKTTLVSLLAAVLCVEQAYPFMCYVCQEQESKKDCMTISMCAEEDKYCVTVSDKVGTDPNKPKYVISKMCSPTCPATSQQQNQTDQVVSCCEKPLCNVNGASSKQSSSGVMFLAVLASITYILARGL; encoded by the exons ATGAAGACGACACTTGTCAGCTTGCTGGCTGCTGTCCTGTGTGTGGAGCAAG CTTACCCATTTATGTGCTATGTGTGCCAGGAGCAGGAGTCCAAGAAGGACTGTATGACCATCTCCATGTGTGCAGAGGAAGACAAATACTGCGTGACTGTCAGTGACAAGGTTGGGACAG ACCCCAACAAGCCTAAATATGTCATCTCTAAGATGTGTTCTCCAACGTGCCCAGCAACGAGTcagcagcaaaaccaaactGATCAGGTGGTTTCTTGCTGTGAGAAACCATTATGCAACGTGAATGGAGCCAGCAGCAAGCAAAGCAGCTCTGGAGTGATGTTCCTGGCCGTCCTTGCCAGTATCACTTACATCCTTGCACGTGGACTGTGA